The proteins below come from a single Novosphingobium aromaticivorans DSM 12444 genomic window:
- a CDS encoding steroid Delta-isomerase, with protein MTDPKAMEAAVHEYVAAFDAGAPERVAALFAEGATVEDPVGTPPHVGKAAILAFYAASMQTGAKLKLDGPVRICGPYAAFAFTVHLHWEGRDQRVEVIDTFRFDDDGKVIEMRAFFGPTNMHGFS; from the coding sequence TGGAAGCCGCTGTCCACGAATATGTCGCCGCGTTCGATGCCGGCGCGCCCGAACGGGTTGCTGCGCTGTTCGCCGAAGGTGCGACGGTCGAAGACCCGGTGGGAACGCCGCCGCACGTCGGCAAGGCAGCGATCCTCGCGTTCTATGCCGCCTCGATGCAGACCGGGGCCAAGCTGAAGCTGGACGGGCCGGTGCGCATCTGCGGTCCCTACGCGGCCTTCGCCTTTACCGTCCACCTGCACTGGGAAGGCAGGGACCAGCGGGTTGAGGTGATCGACACGTTCCGGTTCGACGATGACGGCAAGGTCATCGAAATGCGGGCTTTTTTTGGCCCGACCAACATGCACGGATTTTCCTGA
- a CDS encoding acetyl-CoA C-acyltransferase has translation MREAAIVSTARTGVGKAYRGAFNDTEAPVLSSHVVNAAIERAGIDPARVDDVYLGVGNHWNTQSYNLGRLTVHGSVLPDTTAGFTLDRKCSSGLNAIALAARGIMCNEIDVAVAGGMESISLTINKHAPAFRNRSEFIKAADPHAYMVMIETAEIVAERYGVSREDQDRFAALSQQRAAAAQEAGRFDDEIVPITVTKALFDKEGNETGKEQVTLDRDEGVRAGTTYEALAGLKPVFKGGQVIAEGRHVTAGNASQLSDGASAQVLMDLDTARAEGRPVLGIYRGFQVAGCGAEEMGIGPVFAIPKLLDRAGLKVEDIGLFEINEAFASQAVYCQQKLDIDPERLNVNGGGIAIGHPFGMTGSRLVGHALIEGRRRGVKYAVVSMCVAGGMGAAGLFEVA, from the coding sequence ATGCGTGAAGCCGCCATCGTTTCGACCGCCCGCACTGGCGTGGGCAAGGCCTACCGCGGTGCCTTCAATGACACCGAGGCCCCTGTCCTTTCCTCGCACGTGGTCAATGCCGCGATCGAGCGTGCGGGCATTGACCCGGCGCGGGTCGACGACGTTTACCTCGGCGTCGGCAACCACTGGAACACGCAGAGCTACAACCTCGGTCGGTTGACCGTGCACGGTTCGGTCCTGCCCGACACGACCGCCGGCTTCACTCTGGACCGCAAGTGCTCATCCGGGCTCAACGCCATCGCGCTGGCCGCGCGGGGGATCATGTGCAACGAGATCGACGTTGCGGTGGCCGGGGGCATGGAAAGCATCTCGCTGACCATCAACAAGCACGCGCCCGCCTTCCGCAACCGGTCCGAATTCATCAAGGCGGCGGACCCGCACGCCTACATGGTGATGATCGAGACCGCCGAGATCGTGGCCGAGCGCTATGGCGTGAGCCGCGAGGATCAGGACCGATTCGCTGCACTGTCGCAGCAGCGCGCGGCGGCCGCGCAGGAGGCGGGCCGGTTCGACGACGAAATCGTGCCTATCACGGTGACGAAGGCGCTGTTCGACAAGGAAGGCAACGAGACCGGCAAGGAACAGGTCACACTGGACCGCGACGAGGGCGTGCGCGCGGGCACGACCTATGAGGCTCTTGCTGGCCTGAAGCCGGTGTTCAAGGGTGGTCAGGTCATTGCAGAGGGCCGCCATGTCACTGCCGGGAACGCCTCGCAGCTTTCCGATGGCGCTTCGGCGCAGGTACTGATGGATCTCGACACTGCGCGTGCCGAAGGACGTCCAGTGCTGGGCATCTATCGCGGGTTCCAGGTCGCTGGTTGCGGCGCCGAGGAAATGGGCATTGGCCCGGTCTTCGCCATCCCCAAGCTGCTCGACCGCGCGGGGCTTAAGGTCGAGGACATCGGTCTGTTCGAAATCAACGAGGCTTTCGCTTCGCAGGCGGTCTATTGCCAGCAGAAGCTGGATATCGACCCCGAAAGGCTCAACGTGAATGGCGGCGGAATCGCCATTGGCCATCCGTTCGGGATGACCGGTTCGCGCCTTGTCGGCCATGCGCTGATCGAGGGCAGGCGCCGCGGCGTGAAGTACGCCGTCGTGTCGATGTGCGTGGCGGGTGGCATGGGCGCCGCCGGCCTGTTCGAAGTGGCCTGA
- a CDS encoding FadD3 family acyl-CoA ligase produces MLDPLPATIPHAAQAAAATWPDAPSVLENGEVWSFAELWQRSRAAASALIARGIKAGDRVAIWAPNSREWIVAAIATMACGAAVVTLNTRLKGREAGDILRRTNARLLFTVEGFLGIDYRALIVDEDLPALEGTVLLDREFDAFMRDGRGAGDPAVDAAMAQIDADTVSDILFTSGTTGSPKGVLMTYGRVLPQAAVWCANTRLTEGDRYLIANPFFHSFGMKVGWVACILAGAVAVPMLQFDVGQAIDLIERERITFMPGPPTIFQMLLAELDKRKWDCSSLRGGTTGAATVPPALVERIRNDLGMVDLITAYGMTECVNITTCVPGDDAETIARTCGKAFPGNEVRIADENGNELPRGEAGEVLVRGQGVMLGYLDNPEATAEAIDAAGWLHTGDVGTMDERGYVRITDRMKDLYISGGFNVYPAEVEKLLAEHPAIGMAAVVGVPDERLGEVGRAFVVLRPGASATEAELVAWSRENMANYKVPRSFVLVDDLPRNASGKVLKTELRAG; encoded by the coding sequence ATGCTCGATCCGCTGCCCGCCACCATACCCCATGCCGCGCAGGCGGCGGCGGCCACCTGGCCCGATGCACCTTCCGTGCTCGAAAACGGCGAAGTCTGGAGCTTTGCCGAGCTGTGGCAGCGCAGCCGCGCGGCGGCTTCGGCGCTGATCGCGCGGGGCATAAAGGCCGGAGATCGCGTGGCGATCTGGGCGCCGAACTCGCGCGAGTGGATCGTTGCGGCGATCGCGACCATGGCGTGCGGGGCGGCGGTGGTGACGCTCAACACGCGGCTCAAGGGCCGCGAGGCGGGCGACATCTTGCGGCGCACCAATGCGCGGCTTCTGTTCACGGTCGAGGGCTTTCTCGGCATCGACTATCGCGCGCTGATCGTGGACGAGGATCTGCCGGCGCTTGAAGGAACAGTCCTGCTTGACCGGGAATTCGACGCTTTCATGCGTGACGGCAGGGGGGCGGGCGATCCGGCGGTCGATGCGGCGATGGCGCAGATCGATGCCGATACCGTGTCGGACATCCTGTTCACCAGCGGCACGACAGGCAGCCCCAAGGGCGTGTTGATGACTTATGGCCGCGTCCTGCCTCAGGCGGCGGTGTGGTGCGCGAACACCCGCCTGACCGAGGGCGACCGTTACCTGATTGCCAACCCTTTCTTCCATTCCTTCGGGATGAAGGTGGGCTGGGTCGCGTGCATCCTCGCCGGTGCCGTGGCAGTGCCCATGCTGCAATTCGACGTGGGTCAGGCGATTGATCTGATCGAGCGCGAGCGCATCACGTTCATGCCCGGTCCGCCGACGATCTTCCAGATGCTGCTGGCCGAACTCGACAAGCGCAAGTGGGACTGTTCCTCGCTGCGGGGAGGAACGACCGGCGCGGCGACAGTGCCGCCCGCACTGGTGGAGCGCATCCGCAACGACCTGGGCATGGTGGACCTCATCACCGCCTATGGCATGACCGAATGCGTCAACATCACGACGTGCGTGCCCGGTGACGATGCCGAGACCATTGCACGGACCTGTGGCAAGGCGTTTCCGGGCAACGAGGTGCGCATCGCCGACGAGAACGGGAACGAACTGCCAAGGGGCGAGGCGGGAGAGGTTCTGGTGCGGGGGCAGGGCGTCATGCTCGGTTATCTCGACAACCCGGAAGCCACTGCCGAGGCGATCGACGCAGCAGGCTGGTTGCACACGGGCGACGTCGGCACGATGGACGAGCGCGGTTATGTGCGCATCACCGACCGGATGAAGGATCTCTACATCTCGGGCGGGTTCAATGTGTACCCGGCGGAAGTCGAAAAGCTGCTGGCCGAGCATCCGGCCATCGGAATGGCTGCGGTCGTCGGCGTTCCGGACGAGCGACTGGGCGAGGTGGGGCGCGCCTTCGTGGTCCTGCGGCCCGGCGCGAGTGCGACCGAGGCCGAACTTGTCGCCTGGTCGCGCGAGAACATGGCGAACTACAAGGTGCCGCGCAGCTTTGTGCTGGTCGATGACCTGCCCCGCAACGCGTCGGGCAAGGTGCTGAAGACCGAACTGCGGGCCGGATAA
- a CDS encoding SDR family NAD(P)-dependent oxidoreductase: MAGTFEGKVALVTGAASGIGRAAAIRFAEEGARVFCADLNLAGAEAVAAGIGKGASAVQVDVASYASNQAMVDAVMANAGQLDVAFLNAGFYGAAEGLDTVDEALFDRLVAINLKGAFNGIKAVQAVIATGGAVVVTASAAGIVGHPANPAYSAAKHGVVGLVKSCVDAFAARGARINALCPGGVETPLIGAPDVAIVPAADLPRVPARGMGRAQHVAEVALWLSSPAAGFITGQAQVLDAGLLSTFAPVMLPVGP; the protein is encoded by the coding sequence ATGGCCGGGACATTCGAAGGCAAGGTCGCACTGGTGACCGGAGCGGCATCGGGCATCGGCCGGGCCGCCGCGATCCGCTTTGCAGAGGAAGGCGCCAGGGTTTTCTGCGCGGACCTCAACCTTGCCGGCGCCGAAGCAGTCGCGGCAGGCATCGGCAAGGGCGCGAGCGCGGTGCAGGTCGATGTCGCGAGCTATGCCAGCAACCAGGCGATGGTCGACGCGGTCATGGCCAACGCAGGCCAGCTTGACGTGGCATTCCTCAACGCCGGCTTCTACGGCGCCGCGGAAGGGCTCGACACGGTGGACGAAGCGCTGTTCGACCGCCTCGTCGCGATCAACCTCAAGGGCGCGTTCAACGGCATCAAGGCGGTGCAGGCCGTGATTGCGACAGGTGGCGCCGTGGTGGTCACCGCTTCGGCGGCGGGCATCGTGGGGCATCCGGCAAACCCGGCTTACAGCGCGGCCAAGCACGGCGTGGTCGGCCTGGTGAAATCCTGCGTCGATGCATTTGCTGCGCGCGGCGCGCGGATCAACGCGCTCTGCCCCGGCGGCGTGGAAACGCCGCTGATCGGCGCGCCCGACGTTGCCATCGTCCCGGCCGCGGATCTGCCGCGCGTGCCTGCGCGCGGAATGGGCCGGGCGCAGCATGTGGCCGAAGTGGCGCTGTGGCTGTCGAGCCCCGCTGCCGGCTTCATCACCGGCCAGGCGCAGGTTCTCGACGCGGGCCTGCTTTCGACATTCGCGCCGGTCATGCTGCCGGTCGGTCCCTGA
- a CDS encoding 3'(2'),5'-bisphosphate nucleotidase CysQ — translation MNDAELAAHLAEYAGKLLLTVRESGMLSLKQLGKAGDATANQFLVHALREQRPDDGLLSEEEKDNLDRLQFSRTWIVDPVDGTREYGEARTDWAVHVGLAIDGVATVGAVALPGAGVVLRTDRPQVVPPAPETLRMVVSRTRPAHEAVTIAEKIGAELVPMGSAGAKAMAVILGEADIYLHSGGQFEWDSCAPVAVALAHGLHCSRIDGSPLVYNQAETYMPDLLICRPEHARMVLDEVAAVHAGTPA, via the coding sequence ATGAACGACGCAGAACTCGCCGCCCATCTCGCCGAATATGCAGGCAAGCTGCTGCTGACCGTGCGCGAAAGCGGGATGCTCAGCCTCAAGCAGCTCGGCAAGGCGGGCGATGCGACAGCGAACCAGTTCCTGGTCCATGCCCTGCGCGAACAGCGGCCGGATGACGGACTGCTTTCCGAGGAGGAGAAGGACAACCTCGACCGCCTGCAATTCTCGCGCACGTGGATCGTCGACCCGGTGGACGGGACCCGCGAATATGGCGAGGCGCGGACCGACTGGGCGGTGCACGTGGGGCTTGCCATCGATGGCGTGGCGACGGTCGGCGCCGTTGCGTTGCCGGGCGCGGGTGTGGTGCTGCGCACGGACAGGCCACAGGTCGTTCCTCCCGCACCCGAGACGCTGCGCATGGTCGTAAGCCGTACCCGGCCCGCGCACGAGGCCGTGACCATCGCCGAAAAGATCGGCGCTGAACTGGTGCCCATGGGTAGCGCGGGTGCGAAGGCCATGGCGGTGATCCTTGGCGAGGCGGATATCTACCTGCACTCGGGCGGTCAGTTCGAATGGGATTCCTGTGCGCCGGTCGCCGTCGCACTGGCTCACGGGCTGCACTGTTCGCGGATCGATGGCAGTCCGCTGGTTTACAACCAGGCCGAAACATACATGCCCGACCTGCTGATCTGCCGCCCGGAACACGCTCGCATGGTGCTGGACGAAGTCGCCGCGGTTCATGCCGGGACGCCTGCCTGA
- a CDS encoding helix-turn-helix transcriptional regulator yields MTISAIDQRALHLSLIEGIHETPPFGLFMRNLVALTGARRAFMLVQLANAAPGQEPAVIHVTAPRAAQEPPLDFVRLHELRLHPYGALRPERVYALDEMLDFDNPAQLERQKAALADMDIRYGRWLRVRAGGAADAWLVLVRQREDFTASAVATLSAVAPHLASALRTLVALVGSRLQAALAQSALARLGIGQVALDAAGRVMAADPGAEALLSFAVEPEPVAGRRLQLVPATARMLERACAEIASGVGDLRVMSLDARRGIDIVLRRSDLRLTEPDARPEVVGTLRVDRRENEAAGAAVLQAVHGLSLREAELAIALSRGEPLVEAGMALGLTAETARNYSKRIYAKTGATGQADLVRMILTGLAPLA; encoded by the coding sequence GTGACAATCTCGGCCATCGACCAGCGCGCGCTGCACCTGTCCCTTATCGAGGGTATCCATGAGACGCCCCCGTTCGGCCTGTTCATGCGCAATCTCGTTGCGCTCACCGGCGCGCGCCGTGCGTTCATGCTGGTGCAGCTCGCCAATGCCGCACCGGGGCAGGAACCGGCGGTGATCCATGTCACCGCGCCGCGCGCCGCACAGGAGCCGCCGCTGGACTTCGTCCGCCTGCATGAATTGCGCCTGCATCCCTATGGCGCCCTGCGCCCGGAGCGCGTCTACGCGCTCGACGAGATGCTCGACTTCGATAATCCGGCGCAGCTCGAACGGCAGAAGGCGGCGCTGGCGGACATGGATATCCGCTATGGCCGCTGGCTGCGCGTCAGGGCGGGCGGGGCGGCGGACGCCTGGCTTGTACTGGTGCGCCAGCGCGAGGACTTTACGGCCAGCGCTGTCGCGACGTTATCGGCCGTCGCGCCGCACCTTGCATCGGCACTGCGGACGCTGGTGGCGCTCGTGGGCAGCAGGTTGCAGGCGGCACTGGCGCAATCGGCGCTGGCGCGTCTCGGCATCGGGCAGGTGGCGCTCGATGCCGCCGGGCGAGTGATGGCGGCAGATCCAGGCGCAGAGGCGCTGCTTTCGTTTGCCGTGGAGCCGGAGCCGGTCGCGGGCCGCCGCCTGCAACTGGTCCCAGCCACTGCCCGCATGCTTGAACGGGCCTGCGCGGAGATCGCGTCGGGCGTCGGGGATTTGCGCGTCATGTCGCTGGATGCGCGGCGCGGCATCGACATCGTCCTGCGACGCTCGGACCTGCGCCTAACCGAGCCCGACGCCCGCCCCGAAGTCGTGGGCACCCTCCGCGTTGACCGTCGCGAGAACGAGGCTGCGGGCGCTGCCGTTCTCCAGGCGGTCCACGGTCTGTCCCTGCGCGAGGCGGAACTGGCCATCGCGCTTTCCAGGGGCGAACCTCTGGTCGAGGCAGGCATGGCCCTCGGGCTCACCGCCGAGACCGCGCGCAACTATTCCAAGCGCATTTACGCCAAGACCGGCGCTACCGGGCAGGCGGATCTCGTCCGGATGATCCTGACGGGCCTTGCCCCCTTGGCCTGA
- a CDS encoding TonB-dependent receptor, which yields MRNLLAATALSTLAAISAPAFAQEAPQSADAQDSAADAGPGIGEIVVTAQKRSENIQNVPIAISAVGSQFLETRGITSIDSLGSVAPNVKFERAPSNKTISQIAIRGSVTINPAITWEPAVGLYLNGVYIAKAQGSIFDVADLERVEILRGPQGTLYGRNALAGAVNLVPKMPSGELGFKGEVSYGNYDYWKGRAVLDLPAFGPFSLKLSGQIQKRDGFIKLTPNPYPEAFLAGPARTGRTNDLDGKSGMAQLRFKPEGSNFTADYMYDYSKFDQRPDYAQLVHVNRNGRPEDIFDPNSAGYPYGGAFFPLNLYDRTDRQSSASLDADPLYEKSRTYGHALTLTLDVGAATIKSITAYRNTRWKDSLDLDGSPLPVALTQRDTRFHSWSQELQASGEALGDRLKYVAGVFYYKEKAETLGPQSFFGGGASYQSDYGSHTEALAVFAQLDYDITEALKLTLGGRYTHEKKDIRRYFRINYDAANEIFSPLVVADIPYGGVPDAKYNRFNPAITLAYQANPNINLYARFAQGFKSGGFNGETSDFRAPTAACPTGAVELCNPYRPETVDSYEVGVKTRLADGKVIFNVAGFWDEHKDIQLSVFTAGAGAASIVKNAAKARIRGLEIETVIRPVDAVTINGSLAFLDPKYKSYIDAVDGVDTDVSKNRAFPHTPKTTASMGADVRVAQGDWGRFNINGDVNYVSSYYTFPYALVTPNASAQNANNTKSKGRTIVNLRASVAEVPLGGAKAEFALWVKNLTKEDNPSNFIDFGPSFGGLTVGYFPDPRTYGLTLGVKF from the coding sequence GTGAGGAACCTGCTTGCCGCTACGGCACTGAGCACGCTCGCCGCCATTTCGGCGCCAGCTTTTGCGCAGGAAGCGCCCCAGTCGGCGGACGCCCAGGATTCGGCTGCTGACGCCGGCCCCGGCATCGGTGAAATCGTCGTCACGGCGCAGAAGCGTTCGGAAAACATTCAGAACGTGCCGATCGCCATCTCGGCCGTCGGCAGCCAGTTCCTCGAGACGCGCGGCATCACCTCGATCGACAGCCTTGGCTCGGTCGCCCCGAACGTGAAGTTCGAGCGCGCGCCTTCGAACAAGACCATTTCGCAGATCGCAATTCGCGGATCGGTGACGATCAACCCGGCGATCACCTGGGAGCCGGCTGTCGGCCTCTACCTGAACGGCGTCTACATCGCGAAGGCGCAGGGTTCGATCTTCGACGTTGCCGACCTCGAGCGCGTCGAAATCCTGCGCGGCCCGCAGGGCACGCTCTATGGCCGCAATGCGCTGGCAGGCGCGGTCAATCTGGTGCCCAAGATGCCGAGCGGCGAACTGGGCTTCAAGGGTGAGGTCAGCTATGGCAACTACGATTACTGGAAGGGCCGTGCCGTGCTCGACCTTCCGGCGTTCGGGCCCTTCTCGCTCAAGCTTTCAGGCCAGATCCAGAAGCGCGACGGCTTCATCAAGCTGACGCCGAACCCCTATCCGGAAGCTTTTCTCGCAGGCCCCGCGCGCACCGGCCGGACCAATGACCTCGACGGCAAGAGCGGCATGGCGCAGCTGCGCTTCAAGCCTGAAGGCAGCAACTTCACCGCCGACTACATGTACGACTACTCGAAGTTCGACCAGCGGCCGGACTACGCGCAGCTCGTGCACGTCAACCGCAATGGACGCCCCGAGGACATCTTCGATCCGAACTCGGCCGGCTATCCGTACGGCGGCGCGTTCTTCCCGCTCAATCTCTATGACCGGACCGACCGCCAATCGAGCGCTTCGCTCGACGCCGATCCGCTCTACGAGAAGTCGCGCACTTATGGGCATGCGCTGACCCTGACGCTGGACGTCGGCGCGGCCACGATCAAGTCGATCACGGCCTATCGCAACACGCGCTGGAAGGACTCGCTCGATCTTGACGGTTCGCCGCTGCCGGTCGCGTTGACCCAGCGCGATACTCGCTTCCACAGCTGGAGCCAGGAACTCCAGGCTTCCGGCGAAGCTCTGGGTGACCGCCTGAAGTACGTGGCCGGCGTGTTCTATTACAAGGAAAAGGCCGAAACGCTCGGGCCGCAAAGCTTCTTTGGCGGCGGCGCTTCCTATCAGTCGGACTATGGCTCGCACACCGAGGCTCTCGCTGTTTTCGCGCAGCTCGACTACGACATCACCGAAGCGCTCAAGCTGACGCTCGGCGGGCGCTATACCCACGAGAAGAAGGACATCCGCCGCTACTTCCGCATCAACTACGATGCGGCGAACGAGATTTTCTCGCCGCTGGTCGTGGCCGACATTCCTTATGGCGGCGTGCCGGACGCGAAGTACAACCGCTTCAACCCGGCGATCACGCTGGCCTACCAGGCGAACCCGAACATCAATCTCTATGCGCGCTTCGCACAGGGTTTCAAGTCGGGCGGCTTCAACGGCGAGACGAGCGACTTCCGTGCGCCTACCGCAGCCTGCCCGACGGGCGCGGTTGAACTGTGCAATCCCTATCGTCCGGAAACGGTCGACAGCTATGAAGTGGGCGTGAAGACCCGTCTTGCCGACGGCAAGGTGATCTTCAACGTCGCCGGCTTCTGGGACGAGCACAAGGACATCCAGCTTTCGGTGTTCACTGCCGGTGCCGGTGCTGCCTCGATCGTCAAGAACGCGGCCAAGGCACGCATCCGCGGGCTTGAGATCGAGACGGTGATCCGCCCGGTCGATGCAGTGACGATCAACGGTTCGCTCGCGTTCCTCGACCCGAAGTACAAGAGCTACATCGACGCGGTTGATGGGGTCGACACCGACGTTTCGAAGAACCGCGCGTTCCCGCACACGCCCAAGACGACTGCCTCGATGGGCGCGGACGTTCGCGTGGCGCAGGGCGACTGGGGCAGGTTCAACATCAATGGCGATGTGAACTACGTCTCCAGCTACTACACCTTCCCATATGCCCTGGTGACGCCGAACGCTTCGGCGCAGAACGCCAACAACACCAAGTCCAAGGGCCGCACCATCGTCAATCTGCGCGCAAGCGTGGCGGAAGTGCCGCTGGGCGGTGCCAAGGCGGAATTCGCGCTGTGGGTTAAGAACCTGACGAAGGAAGATAATCCTTCGAACTTCATCGACTTCGGTCCCAGCTTCGGCGGGCTGACCGTCGGCTACTTCCCCGATCCGCGCACCTACGGGCTTACTCTCGGCGTCAAGTTCTGA
- a CDS encoding SDR family NAD(P)-dependent oxidoreductase: MLFEGKNVIVTGAASGIGRATAIRFAAEGARVTIGDKNVAGLEETAAMMASAPVIQPFDAVDNASCRKLVEVGARNGLDVLCNISGVLKWGRSEDFSLEDFDLVMRVNTHSVFTLCQAALPHLVESKGNIVNTASAAALQGIAYTVAYVASKHAVAGMTKSLAVEFASRGVRVNAICPGDVKTPMTQQTAVPENVDWALVMRNAPKLLDGSCEPEDIAELFAFLASERARKITGALFSIDGGQLAG; encoded by the coding sequence ATGTTGTTTGAAGGCAAGAATGTCATCGTTACCGGCGCGGCTTCCGGGATCGGCCGCGCCACCGCGATCCGCTTCGCCGCTGAAGGCGCGCGGGTCACCATCGGTGACAAGAATGTCGCGGGGCTTGAGGAAACGGCGGCGATGATGGCATCGGCGCCGGTGATCCAGCCCTTCGACGCCGTGGACAACGCTTCCTGTCGCAAGCTTGTCGAAGTGGGCGCACGCAATGGCCTCGATGTTCTCTGCAACATTTCGGGTGTGCTCAAGTGGGGGCGGAGCGAGGACTTTTCGCTCGAGGATTTCGACCTGGTGATGCGGGTCAATACCCATAGCGTGTTCACGCTGTGCCAGGCGGCGCTGCCGCACCTTGTGGAAAGCAAGGGCAACATCGTGAACACCGCTTCGGCGGCGGCGCTCCAGGGCATTGCCTATACGGTGGCCTATGTTGCGTCGAAGCACGCAGTGGCCGGCATGACCAAGAGCCTGGCCGTCGAGTTCGCGTCGCGCGGTGTGCGAGTGAACGCCATCTGTCCGGGTGACGTCAAGACGCCGATGACCCAACAGACCGCCGTGCCCGAAAATGTCGACTGGGCGCTGGTCATGCGCAACGCGCCCAAGCTGCTCGATGGCTCGTGCGAGCCTGAGGACATCGCCGAACTCTTCGCGTTCCTGGCGAGCGAGCGGGCGCGCAAGATCACCGGCGCGCTGTTTTCCATCGATGGCGGGCAACTCGCAGGCTGA
- a CDS encoding DUF1214 domain-containing protein, protein MNDPRADVGNLQHVWRRFCAELAEAGDVLARPSSPTTALDQAEGLRYLSRLARTALNMLVDSADPDFPRLFMLCDDKIKIGADNPDNIYQQCVVRPDREYRITGRRNSVPYFSIGSKANRYAIDGTMASTGEIEFADMAFEADGSFEIIVSREKKPGNWLPMADDTSLLIVRQTFDDKKTQVPADIFVERIGSGPAVPALLTPDDIERQLLAAAAWTKGTANTFATWSEWFKATPNRFFDADQSVFQKAGGDPNIWYGHFYYDLQPGEALVIETPVPECRMWNLQIDNWWMESLDHVHQKVWVNNSMVTYEPDGSVVLVCAEKNPGFGNWVDIAGHLSGTGLWRWINATQNVVPTMRVVKL, encoded by the coding sequence ATGAACGATCCCCGCGCCGATGTCGGCAACCTGCAGCACGTCTGGCGCAGGTTCTGCGCTGAACTGGCGGAGGCGGGGGACGTCCTCGCTCGCCCTTCGAGCCCGACGACCGCGCTCGACCAGGCCGAGGGGCTGCGTTACCTCAGCCGCCTTGCACGCACGGCGCTGAACATGCTGGTCGATAGCGCCGACCCGGATTTCCCGCGTCTGTTCATGTTGTGCGACGACAAGATCAAGATCGGCGCCGACAATCCCGACAACATCTACCAGCAGTGCGTGGTGCGGCCCGACCGGGAGTACCGGATCACCGGACGCCGAAATTCCGTGCCGTATTTCTCTATCGGGTCCAAGGCAAACCGCTACGCCATCGACGGCACCATGGCTTCGACCGGCGAAATCGAGTTCGCCGACATGGCGTTCGAGGCCGACGGCAGTTTCGAGATCATCGTCAGTCGCGAGAAGAAGCCCGGCAACTGGCTTCCGATGGCGGACGATACTTCGCTGCTGATCGTGCGCCAGACCTTCGACGACAAGAAGACGCAGGTTCCCGCGGACATATTTGTCGAGCGGATCGGGTCCGGGCCCGCAGTGCCGGCACTGCTGACGCCCGATGACATCGAGCGCCAGCTTCTGGCGGCGGCGGCGTGGACCAAGGGCACGGCAAATACCTTTGCCACCTGGTCCGAATGGTTCAAGGCGACGCCCAACCGGTTCTTCGATGCCGATCAGTCGGTATTCCAGAAGGCGGGGGGCGACCCGAACATCTGGTACGGGCACTTCTACTACGATCTCCAGCCTGGCGAAGCGCTCGTGATCGAGACCCCGGTTCCCGAATGCCGCATGTGGAACCTGCAGATCGACAATTGGTGGATGGAATCGCTCGATCACGTGCATCAGAAGGTCTGGGTGAACAACTCGATGGTGACTTACGAGCCGGACGGAAGCGTCGTGCTGGTCTGCGCGGAGAAGAACCCGGGCTTCGGGAACTGGGTCGATATTGCCGGACATCTTTCGGGCACGGGCCTGTGGCGCTGGATCAACGCCACGCAGAACGTCGTGCCGACGATGCGGGTGGTGAAGCTCTAG